From the genome of Pedobacter sp. MC2016-14, one region includes:
- a CDS encoding histidine kinase dimerization/phospho-acceptor domain-containing protein, with the protein MAISHPLKADSPDPLGEILLKKETDDKKQQRIADLCYDRFLIGSGGEQLSASMVDSLLKYSISGHEELQAFIKILSLRRKAEFKKAARLLDEAIEMAQLHDEQIFLYQFYLNQAYVQTDMGNSLNAVFSYRQARKVAEALGNTDFKLTTDIGVSDIYMHIGLYTQALRYLNQAQLSYTQHNYKSASTQKLIYLNKAEVYFKMGALDTLKRYLNLAKKITGPTVRPDRDIMRLEYFALMLDKKYDLAAPKIEYLLATGNQYYKGLDSLYLAKCYYQAGRLDTAFSLASQLAENEYLVSPQIRIDAYKLLASIALDKNQASKANYYLKLALEESEDYRHGITKIADLASELRLDRMESGYTARDLIYRKEKIILVLLVILALLTIVVIFVSYTKTRQKNHYQKLVNQARSEELAFINSHQVRKPLANIIGICSLLESEGQPADELKQYLEYVHEEAKQMDGWLKEVEKKLKH; encoded by the coding sequence ATGGCTATCAGCCATCCCTTAAAAGCTGACAGCCCTGATCCCTTGGGGGAGATTCTCTTGAAGAAAGAAACTGACGATAAAAAACAACAACGTATTGCCGACCTCTGCTACGATAGGTTTTTAATCGGTTCTGGAGGTGAGCAGCTGTCCGCATCGATGGTCGATTCCCTGCTTAAATACAGCATCTCCGGCCATGAAGAGCTCCAGGCTTTCATCAAAATCCTCAGCCTCCGCAGAAAGGCGGAATTCAAAAAAGCCGCCCGATTACTTGATGAAGCCATTGAAATGGCGCAACTGCATGATGAACAGATTTTCCTCTACCAGTTTTACCTCAACCAGGCCTATGTACAGACAGACATGGGCAATTCTTTGAATGCCGTATTCAGTTATCGCCAGGCCAGAAAAGTAGCTGAAGCATTGGGAAATACCGACTTTAAATTGACCACCGATATCGGCGTATCTGACATCTATATGCATATTGGGCTGTATACCCAGGCGCTCCGGTACCTCAACCAGGCACAACTGAGCTACACCCAACACAATTATAAAAGCGCCTCCACGCAGAAATTGATTTACCTGAATAAAGCGGAAGTCTATTTTAAAATGGGCGCGCTGGATACCTTAAAGCGTTACCTTAATTTGGCAAAGAAAATTACCGGGCCAACGGTTAGGCCAGACCGCGACATTATGCGTTTGGAATATTTTGCCTTAATGCTGGATAAAAAGTACGATTTAGCGGCCCCCAAAATTGAATATCTACTGGCTACTGGCAACCAATATTACAAAGGACTGGACAGCTTATACCTGGCAAAATGTTACTACCAGGCCGGCCGACTGGATACAGCTTTTAGCCTGGCCAGCCAACTTGCAGAAAATGAATACCTGGTATCGCCCCAAATCAGGATAGATGCCTATAAGCTACTGGCCAGCATTGCCCTGGATAAAAATCAGGCGTCCAAGGCCAATTATTATTTAAAACTGGCCCTGGAAGAATCTGAAGACTACAGGCATGGGATCACCAAAATCGCAGACCTGGCGTCCGAATTACGTCTTGACCGCATGGAATCAGGTTATACTGCCAGAGATCTCATTTACCGCAAAGAAAAAATCATTTTGGTATTGCTGGTCATCCTTGCCCTGTTGACCATTGTGGTCATTTTTGTTTCCTACACCAAAACCAGGCAGAAAAACCATTATCAAAAACTTGTTAACCAGGCGCGTTCTGAAGAACTGGCCTTTATCAATTCGCATCAGGTGCGCAAGCCCCTGGCCAACATCATCGGCATCTGTAGCTTGCTGGAAAGCGAAGGACAGCCTGCCGATGAACTGAAACAATACCTGGAATATGTGCACGAAGAAGCCAAACAGATGGACGGATGGCTGAAAGAGGTGGAGAAAAAACTAAAGCACTAA